From the Sphingomonas suaedae genome, one window contains:
- the pyk gene encoding pyruvate kinase produces the protein MTKAMAPRSRKVRVLATLGPASNTPEMIAALHSAGADAFRINMSHGDQESKIPVIEAIRALEKSTGRPITILADLQGPKLRVGKFADGKVMLETGATFRLDRDKTPGDATRVELPHREIFEAVTEGARLLLDDGKMVLRVTGYGADWIDTRVEVGGALSNSKGLNVPDMILPLAALTEKDRSDLAFAVAQKVDWIALSFVQRPEDLAEARRLIGGQTALLAKIEKPSAVARLEEIVEACDGVMVARGDLGVELPPQNVPPMQKRIVETARRMGRPVIVATQMLESMITSPSPTRAEVSDVATAVYDGADAIMLSAESAAGQWPVESVTMMDAIADSVERDPAHGDRVHFTVMHPDPTTADALAEAAKSIAANVSASGIICFTMSGSTARRIARERPSVPILVLTPKIETARRMGLLWGTHAVHTRDVDSFEDMVAKAKRMAMRHGIAKGGDRVVVCAGVPFGTPGSTNVLHVVTIVGDELKGRS, from the coding sequence ATGACAAAGGCAATGGCACCGCGATCGCGCAAGGTGCGCGTGCTGGCCACGCTCGGCCCCGCCAGCAATACGCCCGAGATGATCGCAGCGCTCCACAGCGCGGGTGCCGACGCCTTTCGCATCAACATGAGCCATGGCGATCAGGAGTCGAAAATCCCGGTGATCGAGGCGATCCGCGCACTCGAAAAATCCACCGGCCGCCCGATCACCATCCTCGCGGATCTTCAGGGGCCCAAGCTGCGCGTCGGCAAGTTCGCCGATGGCAAGGTGATGCTGGAGACGGGCGCAACCTTCCGGCTGGACCGGGACAAGACACCGGGAGACGCCACCCGCGTCGAACTCCCGCATCGCGAGATTTTCGAGGCGGTGACCGAGGGCGCCCGGCTGCTGCTCGACGACGGCAAGATGGTGCTGCGCGTCACCGGATATGGCGCCGACTGGATCGACACGCGGGTCGAGGTCGGTGGCGCGCTGTCCAACTCAAAGGGGCTGAACGTCCCCGACATGATTCTGCCGCTCGCGGCGCTCACCGAAAAGGATCGTAGCGACCTCGCCTTTGCCGTCGCCCAGAAGGTCGACTGGATTGCCCTCTCTTTCGTCCAACGGCCCGAGGATCTGGCCGAGGCGCGTCGCCTGATCGGCGGCCAGACGGCGTTGCTCGCCAAGATCGAGAAGCCGAGCGCGGTCGCCCGGCTGGAGGAGATCGTCGAGGCGTGCGACGGCGTGATGGTCGCGCGCGGCGATCTGGGCGTCGAACTGCCGCCGCAGAATGTGCCGCCGATGCAGAAGCGAATCGTGGAGACCGCGCGCCGCATGGGCCGCCCGGTGATCGTGGCGACGCAGATGCTCGAATCGATGATCACCTCGCCTTCCCCCACCCGCGCCGAGGTCTCCGACGTCGCCACGGCGGTTTATGACGGCGCCGATGCGATCATGCTGTCGGCGGAAAGCGCGGCGGGCCAATGGCCGGTCGAATCGGTGACGATGATGGACGCCATCGCCGATTCGGTGGAGCGCGATCCTGCCCATGGCGACCGCGTCCACTTCACCGTGATGCACCCCGACCCGACCACTGCCGACGCGCTGGCGGAGGCGGCCAAGTCGATTGCGGCGAACGTGTCGGCAAGCGGGATCATCTGCTTCACCATGTCCGGCTCCACCGCCCGCCGCATCGCCCGCGAGCGCCCGTCAGTGCCGATCCTGGTGCTGACCCCCAAGATCGAGACCGCGCGGCGCATGGGTCTGCTGTGGGGCACCCATGCCGTCCACACCCGCGACGTCGACTCGTTCGAGGACATGGTCGCCAAGGCCAAGCGCATGGCGATGCGCCACGGCATCGCCAAGGGCGGCGACCGGGTGGTCGTGTGCGCCGGTGTCCCCTTCGGCACGCCGGGATCCACCAACGTGCTGCATGTCGTGACGATCGTCGGGGATGAGCTTAAGGGGCGGAGTTAA
- a CDS encoding DUF1244 domain-containing protein codes for MTTLDKIDDRIAAQAFRRLVRHLRHRTDAENIELMGLAGFCRNCLSDWVSEASGGSLDRDAAREAIYGMPYAHWKAQHQSEATPEQIERMNASVARNRQEAELDAELEDSFPASDPPSITQPGG; via the coding sequence GTGACAACGCTGGACAAAATCGACGATCGCATCGCGGCACAGGCGTTCCGACGGCTGGTGCGCCATTTGCGGCACCGTACCGATGCCGAGAATATCGAACTCATGGGCCTTGCTGGCTTTTGCCGCAACTGTCTGTCCGATTGGGTGAGCGAGGCGAGCGGCGGGTCGCTCGATCGCGATGCCGCGCGTGAGGCGATTTATGGGATGCCTTATGCGCATTGGAAGGCGCAGCACCAGAGCGAGGCGACGCCCGAGCAGATCGAACGGATGAACGCCAGCGTTGCGCGAAATCGCCAAGAGGCTGAGCTCGACGCCGAGCTGGAGGACAGCTTCCCCGCGAGCGACCCACCCTCGATCACCCAGCCGGGCGGCTAG
- a CDS encoding metal-dependent hydrolase family protein has product MRRIAAVTIALLAATPLAAQTASPAPAVAASVKYIHAGTLLAKPGEAPRGASTIIVRDGKIVEVRDGFIVPEGGAELIDLRDRFVMPGLIDMHVHLWGIGGDPLRARLTALTTDDADDMMHAVGNARVTLEAGFTTVRDLGGNARGMRALREGVERGVIAGPTIVNAGNSISVSGGHADGSNGVAEIFADAIHKHQINTCDGPDDCRRAVRQQIALGAQVIKYMSTGGVLSNVSGGLGRAMTDDEMKAIVETSHGLGRKVATHSHAAAGTKAAIAAGVDTIDHGSFLDDEAIRMMKANGTWLVPTMMAPAAALDQARKGLLPPAVIPKAEEAAAAAFASHSKAYAAGVKVAFGTDSGVSAHGDNAQEFALMVKAGMSPARALEAATIGAAEALGRASTIGSIAPGKDADIIAVSGSPLDDVKRMEQVEFVMRHGVVHKAGGKRQAFPAD; this is encoded by the coding sequence ATGCGCCGAATCGCCGCCGTCACCATCGCGTTGCTGGCCGCCACGCCGCTTGCCGCACAGACCGCCTCACCGGCGCCGGCGGTCGCGGCGAGCGTCAAATATATTCACGCCGGTACCCTGCTCGCCAAGCCGGGCGAGGCTCCGCGCGGGGCGAGCACGATCATCGTGCGTGACGGCAAGATCGTCGAGGTGCGCGATGGCTTTATCGTGCCGGAGGGTGGGGCGGAACTGATCGATCTCAGGGACCGGTTCGTGATGCCGGGGCTGATCGACATGCACGTCCACCTCTGGGGCATTGGCGGCGATCCGCTGCGCGCGCGGCTGACCGCACTGACCACCGATGACGCGGACGACATGATGCACGCGGTGGGCAATGCCCGCGTCACGCTGGAGGCGGGGTTCACCACCGTGCGCGATCTGGGCGGCAACGCGCGCGGGATGCGGGCGCTGCGCGAGGGCGTCGAGCGGGGGGTGATTGCGGGGCCGACCATCGTCAATGCAGGCAATTCGATCTCGGTCTCGGGCGGACATGCCGATGGCAGCAACGGCGTTGCGGAGATTTTCGCCGACGCAATCCACAAGCATCAGATCAACACCTGCGACGGCCCGGACGACTGCCGCCGCGCGGTGCGACAGCAGATCGCGCTGGGCGCGCAGGTCATCAAATATATGTCCACCGGCGGCGTGCTCTCCAACGTGTCGGGCGGGCTTGGCCGCGCGATGACCGACGACGAGATGAAGGCGATCGTCGAGACGTCGCACGGCCTCGGTCGCAAGGTCGCGACGCACAGCCATGCTGCGGCGGGCACCAAGGCGGCGATCGCGGCGGGCGTCGATACGATCGACCATGGCTCGTTCCTCGACGATGAGGCGATCCGCATGATGAAGGCCAACGGGACCTGGCTGGTGCCGACGATGATGGCGCCCGCCGCCGCGCTGGATCAGGCGCGCAAGGGGCTGCTGCCGCCCGCGGTGATCCCCAAGGCTGAGGAAGCCGCCGCCGCCGCCTTTGCCAGCCACAGCAAGGCGTATGCGGCGGGGGTGAAGGTCGCATTCGGCACCGACAGCGGCGTCTCGGCCCATGGCGACAATGCGCAGGAATTTGCGCTGATGGTGAAGGCGGGGATGAGCCCCGCCCGCGCGTTGGAGGCGGCGACCATCGGCGCCGCCGAGGCGCTGGGCCGTGCATCGACGATCGGAAGCATCGCACCGGGCAAGGATGCCGATATCATTGCCGTTTCGGGCAGCCCGCTCGACGATGTGAAGCGCATGGAGCAGGTCGAGTTCGTGATGCGCCACGGCGTCGTTCACAAGGCCGGTGGCAAGCGCCAGGCGTTTCCCGCGGACTAG
- a CDS encoding DsrE family protein, whose amino-acid sequence MRGLTLIVATSNVERFRAAVALACAHAALGGRTRVYAHEGAVPLLISGADPGDAALSARGLATRVQLLAEAREAGVALIACQTGLAASGVPFDLLPAGVEPGGLISLLAELGEDRLVAF is encoded by the coding sequence ATGCGCGGGCTGACGCTGATCGTCGCGACAAGCAATGTCGAGCGGTTCCGCGCCGCCGTCGCACTCGCCTGCGCCCATGCGGCGCTGGGCGGGCGGACGCGGGTCTATGCGCATGAGGGAGCGGTGCCCTTGCTGATCTCCGGCGCCGATCCCGGCGATGCCGCCCTGTCCGCACGCGGCCTCGCCACCCGCGTGCAGCTGCTCGCCGAAGCGCGCGAGGCAGGAGTCGCGCTGATCGCCTGCCAGACCGGGCTTGCGGCGAGCGGCGTTCCGTTCGACCTGTTGCCCGCCGGGGTCGAGCCGGGCGGGCTGATCTCATTGCTTGCCGAACTGGGCGAAGATCGGCTGGTCGCCTTTTGA
- a CDS encoding HesA/MoeB/ThiF family protein — translation MSFSDEELERYARHIVLPEIGGAGQAALKAARVLVVGAGGIGSPALQYLAAAGVGQIEVVDDDRVDLSNLQRQTIFGTEDAGRAKAVAALARVEAINPHIKVIARQVRLDGGNVDDHVGGNDVILDGTDNFETRLRVADAALRHRVPLVSAAVGRFEGQLGVFRGWEADKPCYRCFVGADPETAGINCAEQGVLGALTGIMGSLAALEVIRAIHPFGEDSAGKLLLVDTLALRFRTLTLPKDPGCTTCAG, via the coding sequence ATGAGTTTTTCCGACGAAGAACTCGAACGCTATGCCCGCCATATCGTGCTGCCCGAGATCGGCGGGGCGGGACAGGCGGCGCTGAAGGCGGCACGGGTGCTGGTGGTGGGGGCGGGCGGGATCGGGTCGCCTGCGCTGCAGTATCTGGCGGCGGCGGGGGTGGGGCAGATTGAGGTCGTGGACGACGACCGGGTGGACCTGTCCAACCTTCAACGGCAGACGATCTTCGGAACCGAAGATGCCGGACGGGCAAAAGCCGTGGCGGCATTGGCACGGGTCGAAGCGATCAATCCGCACATCAAGGTGATTGCGCGGCAGGTCCGGCTCGATGGCGGGAATGTCGACGACCATGTCGGCGGCAACGACGTCATTCTGGACGGCACCGATAATTTCGAGACCCGCCTGCGCGTCGCAGACGCAGCGTTGCGTCATCGCGTGCCGCTGGTCAGCGCGGCAGTCGGACGGTTCGAAGGGCAACTCGGCGTGTTCCGCGGGTGGGAGGCGGACAAGCCCTGCTACCGCTGCTTTGTCGGCGCCGATCCGGAAACCGCCGGGATCAATTGCGCCGAACAGGGCGTGTTGGGCGCGCTCACCGGGATCATGGGCAGCCTCGCAGCGCTGGAAGTGATCCGCGCGATCCATCCGTTCGGGGAGGACAGCGCGGGCAAGTTGCTGCTCGTTGACACGCTGGCGCTGCGCTTCCGCACGCTGACCCTGCCCAAGGACCCGGGATGCACCACATGCGCGGGCTGA
- the dut gene encoding dUTP diphosphatase, protein MSTPITIRLMRLPHGEGLPLPAYATAGAAGMDVVAAEELVLLPGARHAVATGFAIAIPPGYEVQVRPRSGLALKHGITCLNTPGTIDEDYRGEVKVILANLGDQPFAIARGERIAQLVPAPVQRAVFDTVATLDETARGAGGFGSTGR, encoded by the coding sequence GTGAGCACCCCGATCACGATCCGCCTGATGCGCCTGCCCCATGGCGAGGGGCTGCCGCTGCCCGCCTATGCCACGGCGGGCGCGGCGGGGATGGATGTCGTCGCGGCTGAGGAACTGGTGCTCCTGCCGGGTGCGCGTCATGCCGTCGCCACCGGCTTCGCCATCGCGATTCCGCCCGGCTATGAAGTTCAGGTCCGCCCGCGATCGGGCCTTGCGCTCAAACATGGCATCACCTGTCTCAACACGCCGGGCACGATCGACGAAGACTATCGGGGCGAGGTGAAGGTAATCCTTGCCAATCTGGGCGACCAGCCCTTCGCAATCGCGCGCGGTGAGCGGATCGCGCAACTCGTCCCCGCCCCGGTCCAGCGTGCGGTGTTCGACACGGTCGCGACGCTGGACGAGACCGCGCGGGGTGCTGGCGGCTTCGGATCGACGGGGCGGTGA
- a CDS encoding alpha/beta hydrolase family protein, which produces MRSSLILLGALLLAGCAATSAAPPAPQLFAESYGAKPRNAETLYVIVHGDGMAGTSTDLAEFARALAASEPRSAVVRLLRPGYADEQGNQSPGLRGAGTGDDYTPDRIAQVAQSIAALKARHRRARVVAIGEGGGAAVVANLAGLRPNLIDGMVLVSCPCSLPEWRRYMAGRAKPAQPWREKVASLDPLQTAGGIAPDLRAALVSGAEDKTVPARFARAYAEALSLRGIATDFRILPQQGSQILDDPQVIEATRRLAAALPRKVS; this is translated from the coding sequence ATGCGCTCTAGCCTGATCCTGCTCGGCGCGCTGCTGCTGGCCGGGTGCGCCGCCACCAGCGCTGCGCCCCCGGCCCCGCAGTTGTTCGCCGAAAGCTATGGCGCCAAACCGCGCAATGCGGAAACGCTGTACGTGATCGTTCATGGCGACGGCATGGCGGGAACCTCGACCGACCTTGCGGAATTCGCACGCGCGCTCGCCGCGTCGGAGCCGCGCAGCGCCGTCGTCCGCCTGCTGCGCCCCGGCTATGCCGACGAGCAGGGCAACCAGTCGCCGGGGCTGCGCGGCGCGGGGACCGGGGACGACTATACCCCCGACCGAATCGCGCAGGTCGCCCAGAGCATCGCCGCGCTCAAGGCCCGCCATCGCCGCGCCCGCGTCGTCGCGATCGGTGAGGGCGGCGGGGCGGCGGTGGTCGCCAATCTTGCCGGGCTGCGTCCCAATCTGATCGACGGGATGGTGCTCGTCTCCTGCCCCTGTTCCTTGCCCGAATGGCGCCGGTACATGGCCGGGCGCGCCAAGCCCGCGCAGCCGTGGCGCGAAAAGGTCGCCAGCCTCGATCCGCTCCAGACTGCGGGCGGCATTGCGCCGGATCTGCGCGCCGCGCTGGTCAGCGGGGCCGAGGACAAGACCGTGCCCGCCCGCTTCGCCCGCGCCTATGCCGAAGCGCTGAGCCTTCGCGGCATCGCCACCGATTTCCGCATCCTGCCGCAACAGGGCAGCCAGATCCTGGACGATCCGCAGGTGATCGAGGCGACCCGCCGCCTTGCCGCAGCATTGCCGAGGAAGGTGTCGTGA
- the coaBC gene encoding bifunctional phosphopantothenoylcysteine decarboxylase/phosphopantothenate--cysteine ligase CoaBC — MKRILLIVGGGIAAYKACELIRLIRNAGHSVTCVLTAGGQHFVTPMTLAALSENQVYTTLWDLKDEAEMGHIQLSRNADLVVVAPATADLIAKMAGGQADDLATTLLLATDKPVLAAPAMNVRMWHHAATQRNVATLRTDGVSVMAPDEGPMACGEYGPGRLPEPEAILRAIEEALAPSAGRLKGKHILVTAGPTHEPIDPVRYIANRSSGKQGYEIAHALAALGARVTLVSGPVALAPPAGVTRVAVETAREMQAAVDAALPADAAVMVAAVADWRLGDAAEQKIKKGEAAPQLALVENPDILAGLAKSSQRPRLLIGFAAETERVVEHAVAKRTRKGADWIVANDVSGDVMGGDANTIYLVTATGVESWETLPKPDVARRLAERIADAL, encoded by the coding sequence ATGAAGCGCATCCTGCTCATCGTCGGTGGTGGCATTGCGGCCTATAAGGCGTGCGAGCTGATCCGCCTGATCCGCAACGCGGGGCATTCGGTTACCTGTGTGCTTACCGCAGGCGGCCAGCATTTCGTGACTCCGATGACGCTCGCAGCCCTTTCGGAGAACCAGGTCTATACAACGTTGTGGGACCTCAAGGACGAGGCGGAGATGGGCCATATCCAGCTCAGCCGCAACGCCGATCTGGTGGTCGTCGCGCCCGCGACGGCGGACCTGATCGCGAAGATGGCGGGGGGACAGGCGGACGATCTTGCCACCACATTGCTGCTCGCGACCGACAAGCCGGTGCTTGCCGCGCCCGCTATGAACGTGCGGATGTGGCATCACGCCGCGACGCAGCGCAATGTCGCGACGCTGCGGACCGACGGCGTCTCCGTGATGGCGCCCGACGAAGGGCCGATGGCCTGCGGCGAGTATGGCCCGGGCCGGTTGCCCGAACCCGAGGCGATCCTGCGCGCGATCGAGGAAGCGCTGGCACCTTCAGCGGGTCGTCTGAAGGGCAAGCACATTCTGGTCACCGCGGGGCCGACGCATGAGCCGATCGATCCGGTGCGCTACATCGCCAACCGGTCCTCGGGGAAACAGGGCTATGAAATCGCGCATGCGCTCGCGGCACTGGGCGCGCGGGTAACGTTGGTATCCGGCCCGGTCGCGCTGGCGCCTCCGGCCGGGGTGACGCGCGTCGCGGTCGAAACCGCGCGGGAGATGCAGGCGGCGGTCGATGCCGCGCTGCCCGCCGATGCGGCAGTGATGGTCGCCGCCGTGGCCGACTGGCGCCTGGGCGATGCGGCGGAGCAGAAGATCAAGAAAGGCGAGGCCGCACCGCAACTCGCATTGGTCGAGAACCCGGACATCCTCGCCGGACTCGCGAAGAGTTCGCAGCGTCCGCGCCTGCTGATCGGATTCGCCGCCGAAACCGAACGGGTGGTCGAACATGCCGTCGCGAAACGGACTCGCAAGGGCGCAGACTGGATTGTCGCCAATGATGTTTCGGGCGATGTGATGGGGGGCGATGCCAATACCATATATCTTGTCACCGCGACGGGGGTCGAAAGCTGGGAGACACTGCCCAAGCCGGACGTCGCCCGGCGCCTTGCGGAGCGGATCGCCGATGCGCTCTAG